A genome region from Chloroflexia bacterium SDU3-3 includes the following:
- a CDS encoding glycosyltransferase family 1 protein produces MAESTCYTLLLFYYAMRPRYAAALRKEIGSMTNVLLAAHPTVGHTQALRAIGRHLVADGHSVALATVSSPLPGASLWPAPVQVSIGLAQQLAQDGIQLAPLDFSPRMLWYALQLQRRYGMGELSTLMQLYTAGIERHAMNIAIHAVHLSVDIVVGDYLMPAAMIGSQIAHVPYVALYHAALPFPQSDESPLSYMLAGLPRESAAWRRQAQRLQEMSDHFDRTVRSASRNVGMRMEGGGLLLHPISDTLNIYTTAPEIEPGMAEMRGPVQMVGPCFPDPAQADYAHPALNLPQLGLPKVYAALGSLAQHAPQAAAQIMQALAQLEVQAVVSAGGSSAALQRWQSDRVAIFPHVPQAALMQQVDAVICTGGNSTVQETLAAGRPMMVIPSSGAQVVNGQRVEQLGVGVACELPGLSVERVGQAMRSVLSAEQAAQARALRARLARYGGPRAAADAIVAASQPWANAVGSFAP; encoded by the coding sequence ATGGCCGAAAGCACGTGCTATACTCTGTTATTATTTTATTATGCGATGCGCCCCCGATATGCCGCAGCATTGAGGAAAGAAATAGGTTCGATGACGAATGTACTTCTTGCCGCCCACCCCACCGTGGGCCATACCCAGGCGCTGCGCGCGATTGGACGGCACTTGGTGGCCGATGGCCACAGCGTCGCTCTGGCGACGGTCAGCAGCCCCCTGCCAGGGGCGTCGCTCTGGCCTGCGCCGGTGCAGGTCTCGATCGGCCTTGCCCAGCAGCTCGCGCAGGATGGCATCCAGCTGGCCCCGCTTGATTTTTCGCCGCGCATGCTCTGGTACGCGCTGCAGCTGCAGCGGCGGTACGGCATGGGCGAGCTTTCGACGCTGATGCAGCTCTACACGGCTGGCATCGAGCGCCACGCGATGAACATCGCCATCCACGCAGTCCATCTGAGCGTCGATATTGTGGTGGGCGACTACCTGATGCCCGCCGCCATGATCGGCTCGCAGATCGCGCATGTGCCCTACGTGGCGCTCTACCACGCGGCCCTGCCCTTCCCGCAGTCCGACGAATCGCCGCTGAGCTATATGCTGGCGGGGCTGCCCCGCGAGAGCGCGGCGTGGCGGCGGCAGGCCCAGCGGCTCCAGGAGATGAGCGACCACTTCGACCGCACGGTGCGCTCGGCCTCGCGGAATGTGGGCATGCGCATGGAGGGCGGCGGGCTGCTGCTGCACCCGATCTCGGACACGCTGAATATCTACACCACCGCGCCCGAGATCGAGCCGGGCATGGCCGAGATGCGCGGGCCGGTGCAGATGGTGGGGCCGTGCTTCCCCGACCCCGCGCAGGCCGACTACGCCCACCCAGCGCTGAACTTGCCGCAGCTGGGCCTGCCAAAGGTCTATGCGGCGCTCGGCTCGCTGGCGCAGCATGCGCCGCAGGCCGCAGCCCAGATCATGCAGGCGCTGGCCCAGCTGGAAGTGCAGGCGGTGGTGAGCGCGGGCGGCAGCAGCGCCGCGCTGCAGCGCTGGCAGAGCGACCGCGTGGCGATCTTCCCGCATGTGCCGCAGGCCGCGCTGATGCAGCAGGTGGATGCGGTGATCTGCACGGGCGGCAACAGCACGGTGCAGGAGACGCTGGCGGCAGGGCGGCCTATGATGGTCATCCCCAGCTCGGGCGCACAGGTGGTCAACGGCCAGCGGGTTGAGCAGCTGGGCGTGGGCGTGGCCTGCGAGCTGCCCGGGCTGTCCGTGGAGCGGGTGGGGCAGGCTATGCGCAGCGTGCTTTCCGCCGAGCAGGCGGCGCAGGCCCGCGCGCTGCGCGCCAGGCTGGCCCGCTACGGCGGCCCGCGCGCCGCCGCCGATGCGATCGTTGCCGCTTCGCAGCCCTGGGCCAATGCGGTTGGCTCGTTCGCACCCTAG